A window of the Alnus glutinosa chromosome 4, dhAlnGlut1.1, whole genome shotgun sequence genome harbors these coding sequences:
- the LOC133865261 gene encoding patatin-like protein 2 isoform X2, giving the protein MEATNIPLQPPTYGNFITVLSIDGGGIRGLIPGTILSFLESELQLDGEDARIADYFDVIAGTSTGGLVTAMLTAPNEKNRPLFAAKDIKDFYLNNCPRIFPQNSCPLFPHVTMIVKALSGPKYDGKYLHNIIREKLGSLKLHQTLTNVVIPTFDIKRLQPTIFSSYEVKKNPSIDALLSDVCIATSAAPTYLPTYYFETKDAEGKVLREFNLTDGGVAANNPALVAIGEVSKEIIRGNSDFFPIKPMDYERFLVISLGTGSHKAEEKYKATDAAKWGILDWLTKGGSTPIINVFSEASADMVDVHLSVVFKALHCERSYLRIQDDTLSGVISSVDVATTKNLDDLVKAGEALLKKPVSRVNPETGIFEAANHETNEEALKRFAKLLSQERQLRHAKSPVGHAAHASQTYIINDFNKCCN; this is encoded by the exons ATGGAAGCAACAAACATCCCCCTCCAGCCTCCAACTTATGGAAACTTCATCACCGTTCTCAGCATTGACGGCGGTGGAATAAGAGGGCTTATCCCAGGAACTATCCTAAGCTTCTTAGAATCTGAGCTTCAG CTGGATGGTGAAGATGCAAGAATCGCAGATTATTTTGATGTTATTGCAGGAACAAGCACAGGAGGTCTTGTAACTGCCATGCTAACTGCCCCAAATGAGAAGAACCGACCCCTCTTTGCCGCTAAGGATATCAAGGACTTCTACCTAAACAACTGCCCTAGAATCTTCCCGCAAAACAG TTGTCCATTATTTCCTCATGTTACAATGATTGTCAAAGCTCTTTCCGGACCAAAGTATGATGGGAAGTATCTACATAACATTATTAGGGAAAAACTAGGAAGTCTAAAATTGCACCAGACGTTGACTAATGTTGTCATCCCAACATTTGACATCAAGCGACTCCAGCCAACCATCTTTTCTAGCTATGAG GTAAAGAAAAACCCGAGCATAGATGCCTTACTCTCAGATGTATGCATCGCAACTTCAGCTGCTCCAACTTATCTTCCAACTTATTACTTTGAAACCAAAGATGCAGAAGGGAAAGTACTTAGAGAATTTAACCTTACAGATGGTGGGGTTGCTGCTAATAATCCG GCCTTAGTTGCGATAGGCGAAGTGTCGAAGGAAATCATTAGAGGAAATTCTGACTTCTTTCCCATAAAACCAATGGACTATGAACGGTTTCTGGTCATATCATTAGGAACTGGCTCACACAAAGCTGAAGAAAAATACAAGGCGACCGACGCAGCTAAGTGGGGCATACTGGATTGGTTAACTAAGGGTGGTTCCACCCCAATAATTAATGTATTTTCTGAAGCAAGTGCAGACATGGTTGATGTCCACCTCTCTGTAGTTTTTAAAGCCCTTCATTGTGAGAGAAGCTATCTGCGAATTCAG GACGATACATTAAGCGGGGTAATATCTTCCGTGGATGTAGCCACGACAAAGAATTTGGATGATCTTGTGAAAGCTGGCGAAGCGCTGCTAAAGAAACCGGTCTCCAGGGTGAATCCGGAGACAGGCATCTTTGAGGCTGCAAACCATGAGACTAATGAAGAGGCTCTCAAAAG GTTTGCAAAACTACTTTCCCAAGAGAGGCAGCTTCGCCATGCTAAGTCCCCCGTTGGACATGCTGCCCATGCatcacaaacatatataattaatgacTTTAATAAgtgttgtaattaa
- the LOC133866885 gene encoding patatin-like protein 2, with protein sequence MERSISSLRPPTHGNYITILSIDGGGIRGIIPGIILGFLESELQKLDGEEARIADYFDVIAGTSTGGLITTMLTAPNENSRPIYAAKDIKEFYFENGPKIFPQKRCPFPGAAKMFKTIAGPKYDGKYLHSLLKEKLGSTRLHQTLTKVVIPTFDIKNLQPTVFSSYEVKNHPHLNALLSDICIGTSAAPTYFPAHYFHTKDSAGKVRKFNLIDGGVAANNPTLVAIGEVSKEINRGSSDFHNIKSADYGRFLVLSLGTGSTKVEGKYSAMEAARWGIFGWLTSDHSTPLVDAFTQASADMVDFHISVICKALNSEQNYLRIQDDTLKGEVSSVDISTKENLEKLTKVAEVLLKKPVSRVNLDTGNFEPSKLESNEQALIRFAKLLSEEKHRRHETSSLQK encoded by the exons ATGGAGAGAAGTATATCATCCCTACGCCCTCCAACTCATGGAAACTATATTACTATTCTTAGCATTGATGGAGGTGGAATAAGAGGGATTATTCCTGGAATCATACTTGGCTTTCTTGAGTCTGAGTTACAG AAACTTGATGGCGAGGAAGCTAGAATTGCAGACTATTTCGATGTGATCGCAGGGACGAGCACCGGGGGTCTCATAACTACCATGCTAACAGCACCAAATGAAAACAGTCGCCCTATCTATGCTGCAAAAGACATCAAGGAATTCTATTTTGAAAATGGCCCTAAAATATTTCCTCAAAAGCG TTGTCCATTTCCTGGTGCTGCAAAAATGTTCAAAACCATAGCAGGGCCAAAATACGATGGAAAGTATCTTCATAGCCTTCTCAAGGAAAAACTAGGGAGCACGAGATTACACCAGACACTTACCAAAGTTGTAATCCCAACTTTCGACATCAAGAACCTTCAGCCAACCGTTTTTTCCAGCTATGAG GTAAAGAACCACCCGCACCTCAATGCCTTGCTTTCGGATATATGCATTGGAACTTCAGCTGCCCCAACATATTTCCCTGCTCATTATTTTCATACCAAAGACTCCGCTGGAAAAGTGAGAAAATTCAATCTTATTGATGGTGGTGTAGCTGCTAATAATCCG ACTTTAGTTGCAATTGGCGAAGTGTCAAAAGAGATCAACCGGGGAAGTTCTGATTTCCATAACATAAAGTCAGCAGATTATGGTCGATTTCTTGTTCTATCATTAGGAACAGGCTCGACAAAAGTTGAAGGGAAATACAGTGCCATGGAAGCCGCTCGGTGGGGTATATTCGGGTGGTTAACTAGTGACCATTCCACCCCACTTGTGGATGCGTTCACTCAAGCAAGTGCTGATATGGTAGACTTTCACATTTCTGTGATTTGTAAAGCTCTTAATTCTGAACAAAACTACCTCCGAATTCAG GATGATACATTAAAAGGGGAAGTGTCTTCTGTTGATATTTCTACCAAGGAGAATTTGGAAAAGCTTACAAAAGTTGCAGAAGTCTTATTAAAGAAACCGGTTTCAAGGGTGAATTTAGACACGGGTAATTTTGAGCCTTCGAAACTTGAGAGTAATGAGCAGGCTCTCATAAG GTTTGCAAAGCTACTCTCGGAAGAGAAGCACCGTCGTCATGAAACCTCATCCTTGCAGAAATGA
- the LOC133865263 gene encoding patatin-like protein 2: MEATSVPLQPPTYGNFITVLSIDGGGIRGLIPGTILSFLESELQKLDGEDARIADYFDVIAGTSTGGLVTAMLTAPDENNRPLFAAKDIKDFYLDHSPKIFPQDSSALFPFVTKISKALSGPKYDGVYLHDIIREKLGSLKLHQTLTNVVIPTFDITRLQPTIFSSYEVKKNPSINALLSDICIATSAAPTYLPTYHFETKDAKGEVIREFNLTDGGVAANNPALVAMGEVSKEMIKGNPDFFPIKPMDYGRFLVISLGTGSHKAEEKYKATDAAKWGIMDWLTKDGSTPIIDVFSEASADMVDLHLSVVFKAFHSEKSYLRIQDDTLKGEISSVDVATTKNLDDLVKAGEALLKKPVSRVNLETGIFEVANHETNEEALKRFAKLLSQERHLRHAKSPVGHALHHNKK; this comes from the exons ATGGAAGCAACAAGCGTCCCCCTCCAGCCTCCAACTTATGGAAACTTCATCACCGTTCTCAGCATCGATGGTGGTGGAATAAGAGGGCTTATTCCAGGAACTATCCTTAGTTTCTTAGAATCTGAGCTTCAG AAGCTGGATGGTGAAGATGCAAGAATCGCAGATTATTTTGATGTTATTGCAGGAACAAGCACTGGAGGTCTTGTAACTGCCATGCTAACTGCCCCAGATGAGAATAACCGACCCCTCTTTGCCGCCAAGGATATCAAGGACTTCTATTTAGACCACAGCCCTAAAATCTTCCCGCAAGACAG TTCTGCATTGTTTCCTTTTGTTACAAAGATTTCCAAAGCTCTTTCCGGACCAAAGTATGATGGGGTGTATCTACATGACATTATTAGGGAAAAACTAGGAAGTTTAAAATTGCACCAGACGTTGACTAATGTTGTTATCCCAACATTCGACATCACGCGACTCCAGCCAACCATCTTTTCTAGCTATGAG GTAAAGAAAAACCCAAGCATAAATGCCTTACTCTCAGACATATGCATCGCCACCTCAGCTGCTCCAACTTATCTTCCAACTTATCACTTTGAAACCAAAGACGCCAAAGGAGAAGTAATTAGAGAATTTAACCTTACAGATGGTGGGGTTGCTGCTAATAATCCG GCTTTAGTTGCGATGGGTGAAGTGTCAAAGGAGATGATTAAAGGAAATCCCGACTTCTTTCCTATAAAACCAATGGACTATGGGCGGTTTCTGGTAATATCATTAGGAACTGGCTCACACAAAGCTGAAGAAAAATACAAGGCGACCGACGCAGCTAAGTGGGGCATAATGGATTGGTTAACTAAGGATGGTTCCACCCCAATAATAGATGTATTTTCTGAAGCAAGTGCGGATATGGTCGATCTCCACCTCTCTGTTGTTTTCAAAGCCTTTCACAGTGAGAAAAGCTATCTGCGAATTCAG GATGATACATTAAAGGGAGAAATATCTTCTGTAGATGTAGCCACAACAAAAAATTTGGATGATCTTGTGAAAGCTGGCGAAGCACTGCTAAAGAAACCAGTCTCTAGGGTGAATTTGGAGACAGGCATATTTGAGGTTGCTAACCATGAAACCAATGAAGAAGCTCTTAAAAG GTTTGCAAAGCTACTTTCTCAAGAGAGGCATCTTCGCCATGCTAAGTCCCCCGTTGGACATGCTCTCCATcacaataaaaaatga
- the LOC133865261 gene encoding patatin-like protein 2 isoform X1, giving the protein MEATNIPLQPPTYGNFITVLSIDGGGIRGLIPGTILSFLESELQKLDGEDARIADYFDVIAGTSTGGLVTAMLTAPNEKNRPLFAAKDIKDFYLNNCPRIFPQNSCPLFPHVTMIVKALSGPKYDGKYLHNIIREKLGSLKLHQTLTNVVIPTFDIKRLQPTIFSSYEVKKNPSIDALLSDVCIATSAAPTYLPTYYFETKDAEGKVLREFNLTDGGVAANNPALVAIGEVSKEIIRGNSDFFPIKPMDYERFLVISLGTGSHKAEEKYKATDAAKWGILDWLTKGGSTPIINVFSEASADMVDVHLSVVFKALHCERSYLRIQDDTLSGVISSVDVATTKNLDDLVKAGEALLKKPVSRVNPETGIFEAANHETNEEALKRFAKLLSQERQLRHAKSPVGHAAHASQTYIINDFNKCCN; this is encoded by the exons ATGGAAGCAACAAACATCCCCCTCCAGCCTCCAACTTATGGAAACTTCATCACCGTTCTCAGCATTGACGGCGGTGGAATAAGAGGGCTTATCCCAGGAACTATCCTAAGCTTCTTAGAATCTGAGCTTCAG AAGCTGGATGGTGAAGATGCAAGAATCGCAGATTATTTTGATGTTATTGCAGGAACAAGCACAGGAGGTCTTGTAACTGCCATGCTAACTGCCCCAAATGAGAAGAACCGACCCCTCTTTGCCGCTAAGGATATCAAGGACTTCTACCTAAACAACTGCCCTAGAATCTTCCCGCAAAACAG TTGTCCATTATTTCCTCATGTTACAATGATTGTCAAAGCTCTTTCCGGACCAAAGTATGATGGGAAGTATCTACATAACATTATTAGGGAAAAACTAGGAAGTCTAAAATTGCACCAGACGTTGACTAATGTTGTCATCCCAACATTTGACATCAAGCGACTCCAGCCAACCATCTTTTCTAGCTATGAG GTAAAGAAAAACCCGAGCATAGATGCCTTACTCTCAGATGTATGCATCGCAACTTCAGCTGCTCCAACTTATCTTCCAACTTATTACTTTGAAACCAAAGATGCAGAAGGGAAAGTACTTAGAGAATTTAACCTTACAGATGGTGGGGTTGCTGCTAATAATCCG GCCTTAGTTGCGATAGGCGAAGTGTCGAAGGAAATCATTAGAGGAAATTCTGACTTCTTTCCCATAAAACCAATGGACTATGAACGGTTTCTGGTCATATCATTAGGAACTGGCTCACACAAAGCTGAAGAAAAATACAAGGCGACCGACGCAGCTAAGTGGGGCATACTGGATTGGTTAACTAAGGGTGGTTCCACCCCAATAATTAATGTATTTTCTGAAGCAAGTGCAGACATGGTTGATGTCCACCTCTCTGTAGTTTTTAAAGCCCTTCATTGTGAGAGAAGCTATCTGCGAATTCAG GACGATACATTAAGCGGGGTAATATCTTCCGTGGATGTAGCCACGACAAAGAATTTGGATGATCTTGTGAAAGCTGGCGAAGCGCTGCTAAAGAAACCGGTCTCCAGGGTGAATCCGGAGACAGGCATCTTTGAGGCTGCAAACCATGAGACTAATGAAGAGGCTCTCAAAAG GTTTGCAAAACTACTTTCCCAAGAGAGGCAGCTTCGCCATGCTAAGTCCCCCGTTGGACATGCTGCCCATGCatcacaaacatatataattaatgacTTTAATAAgtgttgtaattaa
- the LOC133866421 gene encoding patatin-like protein 2 translates to MEATNIPLQPPTYGNFITVLSIDGGGIRGLIPGTILSFLESELQKLDGEDARIADYFDVIAGTSTGGLVTAMLTAPNEKNRPLFAAKDIKDFYLNHCPRIFPQNSCPLFPHVTKIVKALSGPKYDGKYLHNIIREKLGSLKLHQTLTNVVIPTFDIKRLQPTIFSSYEVKKNSSIDALLSDVCIATSAAPTYLPTYYFETKDAEGKVLREFNLTDGGVAANNPALVAMGEVSKEIIRGNSDFFPIKPMDYGRFLVISLGTGSHKAEEKYKATDAAKWGILDWLTKGGSTPIINVFSEASADMVDVHLSVVFKALHCERSYLRIQDDTLSGVISSVDVATTKNLDDLVKAGEALLKKPVSRVNPETGIFEAANHETNEEALKRFAKLLSQERQLRHAKSPVGHAAHASQTYIINDFNKCCN, encoded by the exons ATGGAAGCAACAAACATCCCCCTCCAGCCTCCAACTTATGGAAACTTCATTACCGTTCTCAGCATTGACGGCGGTGGAATAAGAGGGCTTATCCCAGGAACTATCCTAAGCTTCTTAGAATCTGAGCTTCAG AAGCTGGATGGTGAAGATGCAAGAATCGCAGATTATTTTGATGTTATTGCAGGAACAAGCACAGGAGGTCTTGTAACTGCCATGCTAACTGCCCCAAATGAGAAGAACCGACCCCTCTTTGCCGCTAAGGATATCAAGGACTTCTACCTAAACCACTGCCCTAGAATCTTCCCGCAAAACAG TTGTCCATTATTTCCTCATGTTACAAAGATTGTCAAAGCTCTTTCCGGACCAAAGTATGATGGGAAGTATCTACATAACATTATTAGGGAAAAACTAGGAAGTCTAAAATTGCACCAGACGTTGACTAATGTTGTCATCCCAACATTTGACATCAAGCGACTCCAGCCAACCATCTTTTCTAGCTATGAG GTAAAGAAAAATTCGAGCATAGATGCCTTACTCTCAGATGTATGCATCGCAACTTCAGCTGCTCCAACTTATCTTCCAACTTATTACTTTGAAACCAAAGATGCAGAAGGGAAAGTACTTAGAGAATTTAACCTTACAGATGGTGGGGTTGCTGCTAATAATCCG GCCTTGGTTGCGATGGGTGAAGTGTCAAAGGAAATCATTAGAGGAAATTCTGACTTCTTTCCTATAAAACCAATGGACTATGGACGATTTTTGGTCATATCATTAGGAACTGGCTCACACAAAGCTGAAGAAAAATACAAGGCGACCGACGCAGCTAAGTGGGGCATACTGGATTGGTTAACTAAGGGTGGTTCCACCCCAATAATTAATGTATTTTCTGAAGCAAGTGCAGACATGGTTGATGTCCACCTCTCTGTAGTTTTTAAAGCCCTTCATTGTGAGAGAAGCTATCTGCGAATTCAG GACGATACATTAAGCGGGGTAATATCTTCCGTGGATGTAGCCACGACAAAGAATTTGGATGATCTTGTGAAAGCTGGCGAAGCGCTGCTAAAGAAACCGGTCTCCAGGGTGAATCCGGAGACAGGCATCTTTGAGGCTGCAAACCATGAGACTAATGAAGAGGCTCTCAAAAG GTTTGCAAAACTACTTTCCCAAGAGAGGCAGCTTCGCCATGCTAAGTCCCCCGTTGGACATGCTGCCCATGCatcacaaacatatataattaatgacTTTAATAAGTGTTGTAATTAA